gtggggaaagagttaagtattGACTATTAACCCtatcattgccattaaagtgaagtTGAGCCTGATAAAAACGTCAGGGTTTTACATCTGAACTCCTCATTTGTTTACCTCTATTGTTATAACTAATTTCAAGTATCTTGAAATTAGATTTAATTTGGGATATATCTTGAAGCCAACTTGTAAATGCTGACATATTAAGGTTAggtataaaataaataactggtGCCAGTAATATGAGAAACTTATGTTTATGTGCTATCCATGACAGGAGGGAATGTTTTGGTTCGTGATGATGAAGTCAGGATGTTGCTAATTTTAGACATCATGGGGTGCAAGAGTTGCCCATGCTGTGTTTTTGCTACATGTATATGTTGTAACTGTTAGGCCAAGCCTAAGGAAAATGAAGCATCCTGAACATTTTTACTTCATCTAAAAAAAACGTGAGTAATGTTAAGAGCCACTATACCAGCACAGAACTCACAATTATTGTTCTTAAACACATTTCAAACATTCCCTCCATCTGCCATTggtcaaaaaaatccagactTGCTCAATTGGTTGACATGGCAATATTGCTTCTGTTTCTGAAACATCATTTATGTTTCACCATTTTGGTTAACGTTAACTTCACTCCTTTCCCCCTGTTTATTTCTtctagctcaattggtagagcaatgtaagtgtaaatatttacaAGGGAATAGAAGGGAGGTCTAGAAATCATGTTTACTGTTAAGTTTGCCCAGGATCACCCAGCTGTGTTTTGGTCTGgagttaaaggaacacaccGACTTTTTGGGACTTACCGTAAGCTTATTTTccctatcccccagagttagataagttcATTCATAACCTTTTCATTTCTGTGCATGCCacaactctgtctgacgcacccaccgctagcctagcctagcacaaagactggaagtaaatggctccagctagcattcTTCTCTCAATAAGTAACAAAATAACctaacattttcctatttatatgttgtgatttgtatagtcacagcgtgtacaaataacaaggtcatatgagacacagccatcttttaaccgtatacatattgggaactatattctcaggaGGCAAAGCattgctacttgggcggagtgatttgctcgcagcacccgagaaaccccgtggtgaggagcagagacttcctttaaataggaaaatgttggcgttatattgtcacttattgggagcagtatgctagctggagccatttacttccagtctttgtgctaagctaggctagcggtgggtgcatTAGACAGAGTTACGGGAAATGAAAAAGGTATggatggacttatctaactctgggggatacagtaAATAAGctagctgggttatttttgacccataatgggtaaatattggacagaacacgtgctgggttaaaaattgactcaatgctgggttattttaacccaactgctgggttattataccccatggttgcataacaacaacccaacattgggtaatttttaacccagcacgtgttctgttcaatatttactcattatgggtcaaaaataacccagccatttttagcgTGTAATGTCTTACTGTATATTACTATTAACACACATAGACCCATGTGTTACTCTGTTGTTGGGGTCTGATATTATTccattgttaaaaacatttatcaaAAAGGAAATTACGTAACGTGACACCTGAACATGTGTGGTACGTGCAATCTTACCCTGCTTACCCTCAAGTACATGCATTCTGTTTTACACCGCTCAGTCCTGTAATAAGCCATTAATCAAATTGACAATGAGTTCCTGCGACACATGCTGTTTTACGTCTGTCCTTGACATCATCACATGATGTCGCCTGATTGCCGATACCCTTTAAGTTGGCGAGTGAACGTTGTACGTCTCCAAGTGTCTGGCCCACTTCTCCCAAAATAGATAAAATGTTACTTAAAGTAGACTGTACGGTAACCCCTCTGCGTTTGAAATATGGGAGGCACGAACGAGGGAGTGTGGTCGATGTTATGGTTTCCTGTTTTGGTCCTAAGGGGTCAATAAGGGTCTGTGACAGAACGGGAACCACCATGGTGTCGCAAAGTTGAGATGTTCACTCACTGCGCCTAAAATTGACTGACATGGGCTTTTGGAAGGTGAATCTAGTCAATGACAAATTTGAATGATATAGAAAGTGAGAGAGTGATGAAACCTGCGTTAGTTAGAAATGAGCTCATGCTCGTGGCAATGTGATATGTGATTCATGCTGTGTAGATGTTGCTGAGCTGACTACATCTCTAGTAAAGGAAAAAATAGTATTTGTGACGCTGTGAAGTCATTTTGTCATaaaaaacattctgtaaaaatataaccctgatatctttaatataatatttaatataatataggtcatgtcaaaatattgaaattaaagtgaaattaatgataaaaatcaaactttgatgctcctaatatCATAAATATTAAACTTCAGACCGGATTTCAAAGGGTGACATGTATTATATGTAGCAGAGGGTCTGTAAGTTTGAGAGCATTAGGGgaaaatgcataattttttttttgaaattcTACTACCAGAATAACATTTTAGTGACTGATATTTTCATGAACTTCAAAGTTTCTTAATATTTGATATGTCTACAGTTTGCTTTAATAACGTCATGCACTTGAGCTGGCATGCATGCCACATGTTTGTGCAACATCTTATGATTCACGTCATCCCAGCATGATGTACAAAAGTTCACAGGCATATTTTTAGTTCCTTGTTGGAAATGTGAACTGatgtaacatttaaatattactTTATTGTATAACATCTTTTCCAAAATCCTTATTTCCAGGTTTAAATAGATTTTCaatttgcactgcaaaaaatgactttcttacttagtatttttgtcttgttttgagtaaaaatatcaaaaaattcttaaattacgatgcattttcttgattaTCAAAATGACCCAAAAAAGAAGTCTatttagtttttaaaaaatataaaaatgtaagcgaatttgtgcttaaaacaagcaaaaaaattctgccaatggaataagaaaatttttcttgaaataagtttttatagaaaaagtaaacttatttcaagaaaatgtttcttattccattggcagatttgtttgttttagGCACTTATttactttgtttacattttttgtctaaaaacttgCTCATCAAGGTCTTAGACATCACACtgcaaaacattattttccaaaaaaattaatttcttgatatttttgtcttgttttcagtaaaaatatctacaaattcttaaattaagatgtattttcttgatgagcaaaacgacccaggaaaataagtctattttttagaccaaaaatatcaaatttaagtgattttgtgcgtaaaacaagcagcaaaaaaatctgccaatggtgtaagcaaaaaaatcttgaacatttttcttaaacactaaatgtaaaaaaattaaagaaaaatttgcttatcccattggcagatttttttgcttgttgtatgaacaaagtcacttaaatttgatattttaggtctaaaaactagacttattttcttgggtcgttttgctcatcaagaaaatacatcttaatttaagaatttgtagacagtatttttgtcttgttttcagtaaaaatctctacaaattcttaaattaagatgtattttcttgatgagcaaaacgacccaagaaaataagtctagtttttagaccaaatatatcaaatttaagtgattttgtgcttaaaacatgcagcaaaaaaatctgccaatggggcaagctaaaaaaatcttgaaaatgtttcttaaacacttaattcaagaaaaattcaatttgcttatagacttattttcttgggtcgttttgcttatcaagaaatcttaatttaagaatttttagatatttttactgaaaacaagacaaaaatatattcttgaaaatcattttttgtagTGTATACTTGATTCAAGTGTGCCTGTCTTTTAAGTCTTAGATGATCCATTCAGACAACATTTTGTTTATCTAATGCGTATAACCTCTCACTCCCTATTTCGTTTCCTGCCCATATGTTTATTTCTCCCCTGTATTTTCCCTCTGTTATAACTTCACGTAACTCTCTTTCCCAACTCCCTCCCTGGCTGGGATTTATTTCCAGGATCTGATTCGGAGGGACTGGTATGGCAGCCTGTGGGTGGGAGGAGCCAGTGCAGAGTGGGGAGATGTTGGGGGGAGTGAGCGCTTTAAAAGCCTGAGCTGGTTCATCTCTGTCAGTGgcacacacagaaacagcagCAATACGACGAGACAGCAGAAACAGCTCTGCGGTGACCTGGAGACACGCTGAAGACATCTCTGAGAACTTGATCTTCTGGAGCATTGTTCTCTGTCTAATAAAGACAAAAAGGAACGCTCTTAAAACATAAAGAGCAAGAAATCTACTTTAAGATCTTCTTCACATAGAAAACTGGAGAATTGCAAGGTTCTCCCATCAGAGACATCTCAAAAGACAAACGCAGAGACCCCGCCATCCAGATCCATGGCTGCACGCCCTATGGAGACGGTGGGTTTTGCCATGCTACCCGCACACATCTTGGCATCTGCCATGGAGGAGTTTCCCCAGCAGCTGCCTGTACCCAAGTGTATGGCGAGGGGCCGAAACCGCCCAAGGCGGCCCCGGGATGCCCGATTCAAGACCCAACCGGTGACCTTTTCCGAAATCGCAGAAGTGGAGGAGGAAGGAGCTTCGCCTATGGAGGAGGAGAGGGCGAGACGATCGTTCCTGCAGTCGCTGGAGAGCCTGAGGAGAAGCACACAGACTTTGCATCATTCGGGATCCACACAGAGCTGCCGCACCGCGTCTGCACAGGCAAGTCTGGACTCCAGTGACTCGGACTCGGCGCAGTGAAGGATGGAGGAAATGTTTTCCACACATAACTTCTTTTGAAATTCCTGATTTACATCTGTTAGCCTAGTTGTGATATGCATACAATGCGAATTTaatgtcaagttacactggcatACTGATTGTTTAAGCTCCTCTGCAAGAGCAAAGTTTTGAAGATTTCAGAAGCCAAATTCTTACGCAAATTCCTGTTTTTCTGCACAAGACAAGTGAGGTTTGGAAAGAAGAGGTATTTTATGCCGAATTCCATTTTAACAGACTGATGTTTTTCATATCCCATGTGCCTGTTTAAAGATTGTACGGTCGAATGGGTTCTCCACTGCTGGGCAGGATGTAGGCTGTTGCGGTTTGATTTAGTTTATCTGTAAGCTGATGGACACTCGAAAGAGGTACtgtatttttacaagaataatcGGGCAAGATTTCAATTCCTGATGTTGTGCAAGTTTGCCAAATTTGTGAACTTGCAAATGAACTCAACGAGGAGcaaattatttttcttttttaaatgtatcttatatttattcacagattattttgttataacaTAGCCTATGATTTTAGAAAATTGTTACGTTGACACTGTGGACTTGTATTAAGTCACTATTACTGTACTTGAGTGGAGAAATATAAGCCTTATAGTTCGATTTGACCATCTTTGTTTCATACTTTCTTTCATAGATATGCAAATAAACTTTATAATGTTGGATTTGTCATTGATTTTTGTCTTTTAATGTGTTCAATCAATCTGTAAAGTACATTAAAAATGCTAAGTTATTTTCCACCCAACCCATGatttgggttgtaatttaacctgttGTTTCAACCCCAAATGATGGGGCTCTTTTAATCCATTGTtaagtcaaatataaaaatttcttgggttaaattaacccaacagttggggtTATCCCTTTTTAactcaatgctgggttgaaaataacccaaaatAATTACATTCCGTATTttctggactataagtcgcatcagtcaaaaagaggaaaaaacatatatcaCACTGGACTATACGttgcgtttatttagaaaattatttcacaaaatccaagccgaagaacagacttttaatctggaaaggcaagttattcaactaaacaatggcACACAAAACAGCATGCTAaataggtgtccgtacatgttaaagtaacacaaacagttatttacacgatacacaataTAGCATACAGAACGCACCTGGGAGGCTTAATAGGCTAAGTTAACACGaaaagccaaatcaagttcaaaaaggtcattccgcatcactgaatccattggattacataaatacaggagcagcattgagcggactctcgcggctgtagactgtaatggtttctcttggttcatatgaaataattttgacgtataagtcgcacctgaaCCTAAGTTACAGGAcccgccaaactatgaaaaaagtgcgacttacggcgcattcacatggggcgtaagcgttgacgcttcccattcacttttaatgggtgacgtcaagccttggcgaactgaattgtggatccgtcggtgCCGTGttagtgccgttgctcgcggcagaagttgaacatttctcaacgtTTCAAGCTGCAACGCACgcatcagccaatcatatcgccttatgcaaataacctaggcagagccagccaattacgtttatggaagaccggagcttgtgttgcggccacagtgattggctgttggccacgcttcagacaagccttccgttaagcgttaacgctgacggaccgtgtgaatgtaccgttatagtccggaaaatacggtaataATACCAATCCTGTAAAGGAAGGTGgggctttaaaataaaattgtatgaGTTTCTTAATTCCGTTGAAcacaaagaagatattttgttaaatgattGTAAGCACATAGCACACTTTCATATAGTAGGAAGTCAAccatgacttccatagtagaataaACAAAtagtatggaagtcaatgggtactatTAACTGTATACTCaccattattttgtgttcaacagaataaagaaactcatacaggtttaaaacaaagggtgagtaaatgatgacagaattaaatTTTTGGACAAACTATCCTTTAACTTTGTTCAATTGTTTCATACTTTCTTTATACTTAAAATTGTCCTATTGACAAATGTATGAGTTGATCAGCCATCTAGTTCAAAGACAATACCTTAAAAGATTTTGTGCATTGAATAAGAAGAATATGTGGTTGGCCAGTGaaatataatattttgaatgttttgGGAAAATTAACTTTGTTCTATCTTGTAATAAGACCCTGTAAGCTCAACAAACTGTTAGAAAagaattgtcaaaatatgtaccccagctgtctgAGGCTGTacaaagtacacctttgcaccaaaagagtttattttagtacctcagagacACATATTAGTACGACAGTGttgcatattggtaccacatgtatacatatctgtatctACATATTAGAACCTTTTAAAAGGTTACTGCCCCAGTGATAGCTTGAGTCCATTTTTTGGCCATTATCTGACAGTGTAGGTAGATCATTGCATTACAAGTGCAAGGTCCTGGGTTCGATTTCCATCAAAACACAAACTGATAAAATAAATCTCAGatgcactttggataaaagcgtctccaaatgtgtaaatgtaatgttaatgtAAGGACCATTGggcaacgtcggtcctggagtgccaaTGTCCTTCAGactctttagaccttgattaaCTATTCCAGGTGTGCTTGATaagagctggagctaaactctgctgGACATCGGCACTCCCTACGTTGGGCACTCCTGGTCCttgagggccactgtcctgcaaagtttagctccaacatTAATCAAACACATCTGAATTTCATTTCTAAATCATGCTGAAGCCTTTGtgattttcaggtgtgtttgattagggttggagctaaactttgcaggacagtggccctccaggaccaggattgccCACCCCTGGTTTAGACCCTTCTTAGTCTTTTAATGACACACTGTAGTTTGTTGGTTCAGAAAAATGTTCATTTATAATCTTATATGAAAGTGTTTGTTTACACAGCGCTGTATTCACAGCACAAACACAACTTTTTTCAGCCCCTATCGGGACTCTACTCAACATCAGATTTGTTTCTGCCAGTACAGGCATCTGTCTTGCCTTCTGATCCAGTTACATTATCGGAAACATGGATCTCTGTCCTACTAGTAATTCTGCTGTGTTGTGAAAGACTATACACcacagtgtttgtgtgttaggGATAACCGTTTGTACCACTCAGTCCGTTTTATAACCACGGGGAAGCCTTGCATCTTTGTAATTTCTGACTATGTGTAGACAACATAATTTCTCCTTCAGCTAGATATAAATGACACGAGCTATGTCTCAGATCAGTCCGGCTGTTTACTGTCGAGCGTTGTGCACAAGATAATCACAGTCCGGGGATATTAATATGACAatctttgtgttgtttattttcataacatCTCCGAGGTTATTTTTCTTTCAGAGAAATTATGCTTGTTCATCTCTTCTGTCTGCAACAAAGTGCCTCGGCAACCTACTTTGAATAGGGTTGCCATGGTGATGGTTAGGTCAGGGAAATATGATGTTTTGAGAGCGTTGAGAAAACAAACTTCATGTTCTTCACCAGACTGTCACGTCTCCAACTCCTCCCATCCCTTTTTTGAATACACTTTGTTCGTATTTCAGTATTTTTATATTCACATATTGGCCTACAGCTTCATCTCATTAAAGCAAAAAACGCAACTTTATAGATATTTATCCTTATTTATTCTTTTCAGACCTTATTGGTGCTTTTCAACTATACACATTCAAAAATAAAAGGTataaaaatggtcccaagccgTCACTGGGGTAGTACCCTATAATATTTAGGTACAGTTATGTATATATTTGAtacctttgatgtactaatatgcaatatttggtactaatatggacctctgaggtactaatatagcCTCTTAAGATGCAAAGGTGTAGTTTTTGACAGTGTATAAGACTAAACCATACATGTTGCATAGAAATCCTCTAATCTCTGAATATGGGTGTACTGGGTACTGGGTCTTTGATTAAAAACATCATGTTCCCAGCAGGCATTTGGAACGGCCCAATCGCTTTTTGTTACGCAACACATTTCTCTTTATCTGGtattttttgctacaaaaagattaaattaaaatatttctgaAAAGGGCTTGTGTTAAGAAGACCATCATGGTATAGTGTTTCCAAGTCGGTAAAATTAACAAAATGAATGGATTGTGTACATGATACTGCAATGGATTTGGCAGTGTGTCCTTTTGTGTATATGATCGCCAATAAAGTTTCTACTGTTTACTTAAAACTAACTCTATTATacaaatttttgtttatttcgCCATTGAGCTAGTGAGTATAATGTAAGCACGTGGGCTTGGAACGTGACTAAGTCATTGGACAAAAACAGTGACTCATGTTTACAAGTCTGTGTTTATTTAGTGGCAATTTAGGCTGAAGGAAGAACACGTTCTCAGAAAAAGTGGGATTTGTACGTTTTCACTTTATCTTCATAACATGGCAAGATAATTTTAGGAACATTTAAAAGATGTGGTCTTTTGTAGCAACCATATTTACATAACAAAAGGTAAACGTGGcatcattaaaatgaatacGGGAAACACAAAGATGTTATTTTAATGCCATTTTCAATTCTCATTCACTTTACTGTTGGCTCTGCATCACTAACCCGAGAATCTTGCTAGTTCAGTCTCGTCTGTGTGCTGTCTGAAAAGCTGAATCATGACCTACATTCTCCTTTgctttaaaaacagattttaggtcATAACCAAAAGGCACGTAACTGGAATCTTCCCTTTCTCCCCATCTATCTCCTTTTGGTCTGGATATTCCGGAATATGCTGCTTATGAGTAACCTACTTCCATTCTCATTTCTTCACTTCATTGATGAGGGCAGTGTCCAAAAGATGGCATGCGgcaaattatttatatatatgtcaggagaaataaaaaaatcaatacaGTAAATGTGATATATTGTCTCACGCTCTTTTAATTTATTGAATAAAACACTACTTTAAACCTGTATAACATCTTCACTGTAACACAAATAGGTGAATTTGTAAAGAATATCAAGGCTTTTCTTGTTCACATAGTGAATGATTGTCAAgcaataaatatgtttttacaattttggaGTTTGATCCTTCCAGAATTCTTAAATTTTCATTCaattgaaaaaagaaaatatgctAAAATTATATTAGGGTGAATTAATAATCACACATTTTTGGCCGATATTAGCCTACTTTTAATGTCTGTATGGATTCTGTATGATTATAGATTCAGGATGGGTTTCATACATTTCACCATCATCCAGGCAAATTAATGGGAAGAATAATGTTTTATTGTGTGTCACTGGGAGCTTATCTAAGAAATGCTATTCTGACATTTCCTTTCTCTATATTCTACTACACAAAGATAGCAGTCATCTGTTTTTGTGCCAGAACTAACAGTTTAATTTACGAAATCTTTCCTTTTATCAATTTTATCCTGACCTTTAACTACGTCATCCTTTCTTGGCAACAACAGGGGGAAATTTTCATGCATTAAAAAACAGCCAGATTTGGGTTGACTGCATCAAAAGTACATATAAACAAATACTTGGATGGGAGTTTAAAGTTGATTGGTTTGGTTATGTAGAccgaaaaaacaaaaacaacagggACCAGCAGTCCCTTATTATGTATTCTGATTGTGAATACATAATAAGGGACTGGAGGATTGTGCATTACTTGTCCTCCTTCGTGTTTTAACTGCAGCAGGCTCAATAAACCCTGCTTGTCCTTATTGTTTTCATGTCTTTTCAGTATCAACACTGACCAAAcgcataattattataatatattaaagTGATACTTAAAAGAGATTAattataatgatttttttaaagcattctCATCTCTAGTTTGGTCACTTTTAACGCTATTTCAAAAGTTTTCAATTAACTTTGACTCCTGTCCGGTAGATGCCAGTAGCGCATAAATAATGCTCTTTATACTACGCAAAAGAAGAAGCGTTTTTATTGACGTTTCTGTAGACGTATGGCAGCGCGAGAAGTGAATGACgtctttgtatttattttattgatgGCGCTTTCCGGCCAATCATACAACGGGAAACGAATGACGTTTTTAAAGTTCGTTTTAGAGCGTTTGTTTTTGCCCAATCACGTTAAGCGAATTCGGAAGCGCCAAGAGTTGAAGGCAAATCTTGAGGCAAAGGCTAACGTAAATTCTGAAGTACATATACACAATTGTTaggtatttttttataaacatgcccGTTTTAGCGATATATTTAAATGGATGAAGTTAATTTTGATCGCGTTCTGCTCGTTTTACCTCAACGATGTCTAGAGTTATGAAAAGTAACGGACGCGTGCATTTGTTTGCACTTCTAGCCGCTCGCGCTACGTTGTTGCGGTAGCGTTTAAAATGTTCTTGTTTCGTTATATTAAAGTACGTGACGCCACGCCCTGTATTCGTTTTTATTCATTCAAGTTGTTAACATCCATACATCACCATTTGATCGTTGAATGCGACAGTGCGTGATCCAGTGCAGTTATGGCCTCTCAGAATGTGGTATTTGCTATCGATGTGGATTATCGACCGGATGAAAACAGCAGCACCGTCGGTGCCTATCAAAATCACCTCAAAAATTGGATATTAAGAGTCCTGCTCTGTTGTGGTAATAAATATGGACTGGAAAAAGTGCGATGGGGTTATAAATTCTTTCATTCGAGGACTGTGAAAAGTGCCACGCTTATTGCAAGAGGCGCAGATTTCAAAGAGCTTCACGAGAAGGCGTTCAGTGACTTCGAGGACGAACTGCGCGTCAAATTCAGCGTGGACGGAAAGTCGCCTAAATGTCGAGATCGCAAACTAAAACCGAGTCCGTCGAGTTGTGTCCAGAATGCTTTGAAAGAGATCCTCCTTGATTTCCAGTGGGACAGACCTGACCTGACATCTCCCACCAAAGTGACACTGAGACCAAGAAGGTCGAGTCGAAATGGCAGAAATGTCCCCTTGCAGGACGAGGACCTGTTAAGCATTGATAAAAACGTCCTGTTTGTCATTTCTGAATGTCCACGCTCCAAAAATGAATTGGGGGACTACTTGTTTCTGCGTAGGGATGACGGTAGACAACATAAAGATATACGAGAACAGGTGCTGTCCAAAAGTCTCATAGATATGCTTACCCAACGAAAAGTTGTGATGCATTGGGCTGATTCAGGCATATTGAAGGTAAGCTATAGTCCTAAGAGTGCctagaaaaacatttttccttttttaagtGGTGTTTGTTTACTACTACTATGTGTTTTTTAGGCTAACAATGGAGTAGAAGACTACACTGGCATAGAAACAATGGCCGAGCTTCTGGAACAGATTGGTGGACAGGTGGTGCCCATGCTGTCTTCATGTTTGCCACTGAGAGATCAACACCCAGGTGTAAGCCCTGCACTGTCTATGGCAATAGATGTTTTCCCTATAGATTCTACCAATTGCTATATTCAGAACTCCGGAAGGATTTATCGACAAGCATTTCCTTGTTTGGGTGGATCTTTTTGCTGGATTGAAGGTAAATAATACAATGCAAATGTCTGTTGTGCTTAGATATATGACCCTGCATGTGAAATCAAGGCTAAAGTTTTGACTTTATCTAACAatagatttcactttaatgtaataatctttacattatgtaggatgacaaaaaaatgctttagttgagttttcacaggcagggtggGTGACATAATATCGGTGATTTGATTTCATGAAATGTTTTCGTGGCAGGTGAGAACAGGCAGTCCTGTAGTGTGATGCTTGAGCCTGTCTCGTGCAGGCAGAGATTCATGCGGCCTCCTATACAGGTGACGCTCAAAGGTGTCCTGCAGACCTTGAGCACCCCCTTCCTGTCACATTCAGCCTTAGAAAATTGGATACTGCGGTGCCCGGATGCAGAGCATGGCCAGGTGTTGTTTCAGCATCTGAGGGAGCTGTCCACTGGAGGATGTTCAATGGTAAAATAAGTAATATTATATGTGTGCTTCATTACATAAATAAAGCGAAATCTGAAAATTGGAGTCACAAAAGGTGTTTTAGAGGCTAATTCACACAGACACGACAAACAGCAACAAATTTGGAGCATGGGTACAGTTCATTTGTACCAGTCAATATGCCAAAAATGTTTACTATGTACTGTACAATATGATTATATCTGCATGCAATGTAGTATAATGTGCCTGTTGTCTCTTACAgtaatggtgcttttccattgcatagtaccccacggtttgggtcaggtTGGCTTACTTtagggggcttttccactgggtgcagatacttttttttttgtaccacctcggttggggttccaagcgacccgagctgataccacaACGTGacacgaaaacactgtagatcactggtTGGTCTAAGAGAATCCTCACTagcagcgtcatcgctataatgtaaaagattaactTTACCTGCGCTGTCTCGAGttaacctgttgtcatctgtgctttgctagaagttcccaaactcccttttagagatgaaaaacatccacaggttgaaaatcaggaacaccattctagttttttccagacttgcattTTGTgccggcacattcgcgacgcgcatgtccgcatatatgcttaaatgacAGTTAAATGACGCaccgggtgtttgtacagaaactgtcatgtgagatgTTCAATcttctatttgtggtggtcaatttaaattttgtggcagactgagaaattaattaatgtatggggatgtatagcattccaacaacgctctcacttgtatgatgt
The DNA window shown above is from Paramisgurnus dabryanus chromosome 23, PD_genome_1.1, whole genome shotgun sequence and carries:
- the c23h11orf96 gene encoding uncharacterized protein C11orf96 homolog, with the protein product MAARPMETVGFAMLPAHILASAMEEFPQQLPVPKCMARGRNRPRRPRDARFKTQPVTFSEIAEVEEEGASPMEEERARRSFLQSLESLRRSTQTLHHSGSTQSCRTASAQASLDSSDSDSAQ